The nucleotide window GGATCTATTAAACGAGAAAGACCACTATCTGCCATTAGACAATGATCTCACAAGTAATATCACCAAGGATATCAATAAATTTCTATCTACTGTTCAGACCAAACTCCCTGATGATATATTCAGATTCAACCGCATCAAGCACACTAGAACCCCACTTTTCTACATCCTGCCGAAAGTCCACAAAATGGGTATCCCGGGACGCCCCATAGTCTCGGCTATAGGGGGACCGACGGAAAAATTATCAGCAACAGTAGACCACTTCCTAAAACCATTGGCACAGGCTGTACCTTCATATATCCAAGATACAACTGATTTCTTACTCAAACTTAAGTCACTTGGAAACATTCCCCCGGATAGTCTCCTAGTTACGGCAGATGTATCTTCCCTATACACGTCAATCCCACATAGAGAAGGCATCCTAGCGACTAAGGAAGCTCTAGACGCGGCTAAACAATCCAAACCACCTACATGGATATTACTACGTTTTCTGCACCTAATTCTCACCAagaattgttttgagtttgatgGCAAATTCTATTTACAGACACAGGGAACCAGCATGGGGACAAAATGTGCTCCCAATTATGCCATAATCTTCATGGACCAACTGGAACAGAAATTTCTAAGTCAACAAACCACCAAACCGCTTATTTGGTGGCGATTTATTGACGACATTTTTATGATTTGGACCCACCACCGCAATGCGCTTAGTGCATTCATGGAACGTCTAAACCAATTCCACAAAACCATCAAGTTCACGTTTGAGGTCAGTGATAGTCAGATTACTTTTTTAGATACTACGGTCACCAAACTCCCTTCTGGCGCCCTACGCACATCACTCTATTCCAAACCAACAGATGCCCatctatatttacattattcGTCTTGCCATCCCAAACACCAGATCAAAAGTATTCCCAAAAGCCAGGCTCTACGTATCCGCAGAATATGCAGTGACACCGCAGATTTTGAAAACCAGATGATGATTATGAAAGAACATTTCCTGAAAAGGGGCTATCCAGCAAAATTGATCAATAAAAGCATCAACACAGCACGTCAAATACCGAGGGAAAATTTACTTGAGAGAGCCAACACCAACAACCGGAAAAAAGTTCTACCGCTGGTCACAACATTCAATCCAAGAAACCCACACTTCCTAAAAAATATTCGAAACCATAGCGTGATTTTGAACTCCGCCACAGACACGTCTgctattttagaaaaaaacatcaTCGTAGCATACAGAAGGACACTTAATCTAAAGGATATCCTAGTACACGCAAAAGCAAATAATACCAACAAAACTTTAGGTTCTTCCCCATGCAACTCACCATGCCATACCTGTCCGTACATGAAAACGAAACGAACCATAACTAGCCACAAAACCGGAGCCATTTTCAAGATAAAAAGCTCTATAACTTGTACCACACCTAGTGTG belongs to Argopecten irradians isolate NY unplaced genomic scaffold, Ai_NY scaffold_0900, whole genome shotgun sequence and includes:
- the LOC138313761 gene encoding uncharacterized protein, with amino-acid sequence MTRKRKFIKRNKYRKIQNKKPLQPTNHESVINLSNEPLNEHELSILSKGLSFCPTPKRPDSISTQRDLYLFYRRIRLDHHFNNNEDNQEISPFKTSSGWTPRTNKSQHLNTFLNVLDYSINQEINQPNNKIHKNLSTEETTALNNLRHRNDIVIKPADKGGAIVVMNRTDYLQKAMDLLNEKDHYLPLDNDLTSNITKDINKFLSTVQTKLPDDIFRFNRIKHTRTPLFYILPKVHKMGIPGRPIVSAIGGPTEKLSATVDHFLKPLAQAVPSYIQDTTDFLLKLKSLGNIPPDSLLVTADVSSLYTSIPHREGILATKEALDAAKQSKPPTWILLRFLHLILTKNCFEFDGKFYLQTQGTSMGTKCAPNYAIIFMDQLEQKFLSQQTTKPLIWWRFIDDIFMIWTHHRNALSAFMERLNQFHKTIKFTFEVSDSQITFLDTTVTKLPSGALRTSLYSKPTDAHLYLHYSSCHPKHQIKSIPKSQALRIRRICSDTADFENQMMIMKEHFLKRGYPAKLINKSINTARQIPRENLLERANTNNRKKVLPLVTTFNPRNPHFLKNIRNHSVILNSATDTSAILEKNIIVAYRRTLNLKDILVHAKANNTNKTLGSSPCNSPCHTCPYMKTKRTITSHKTGAIFKIKSSITCTTPSVVYVIECRKCGIQYVGQTSNNIQERMRGHFYDIKNANEYKQVSRHFSTCNHHIDDVIIIGVATTVNNNNIRLRTEEAWITNLRTLQPDGLNIQF